In one window of Mesorhizobium sp. B2-1-1 DNA:
- a CDS encoding heme-degrading domain-containing protein codes for MAVAEDIALIKRQEEVLVFPAFDEAVAFSVGSAIRDRALTENLPVIVDIRTFDRPLFYAAMPGSNASNPDWARRKINVVKRFLKSTYRMVLEQQRPDRTFKIGEGLDIADYVLAGGGFPVTVKGVGVIGVIAVSGLPEREDHGVVVDALCNHLGHDKRELVLPPEEKS; via the coding sequence ATGGCCGTTGCCGAAGACATCGCTCTGATCAAGAGACAGGAGGAAGTCCTTGTCTTTCCCGCCTTCGACGAGGCAGTCGCGTTCAGTGTCGGGTCCGCGATCCGCGACAGGGCGCTCACCGAGAATCTCCCGGTCATAGTCGACATCAGGACCTTCGACCGGCCGCTGTTCTACGCCGCCATGCCGGGCTCGAACGCTTCCAATCCCGACTGGGCGCGGCGCAAGATCAACGTCGTCAAGCGGTTCCTGAAAAGCACTTACCGCATGGTGCTGGAACAGCAGCGCCCCGACCGCACTTTCAAGATCGGCGAGGGCCTGGATATTGCTGACTACGTGCTGGCCGGCGGCGGCTTTCCCGTCACGGTCAAGGGTGTCGGGGTCATCGGCGTCATCGCCGTCTCCGGGTTGCCGGAGCGCGAGGATCACGGCGTGGTGGTCGATGCGCTGTGTAATCATTTGGGCCACGACAAGCGCGAACTGGTATTGCCGCCGGAAGAAAAATCGTGA
- the guaD gene encoding guanine deaminase: protein MTSTLLRGRTLSFVRWPESIDDHSAWRYEEDGGLLIHDGGIVAAGAYVDVERKAGETTRRIDHRPHLLLPGFIDAHVHFPQMQIIASYGAELLDWLNAYTFPEETKFANAQHGRRVARLFLDEMVRHGTTTVAAYCSVHKASAEAFFAESHDRNMLNIAGKVMMDRNAPDGVLDTPQSGYDDSKALIKEWHGKGRQLYAITPRFAITSSPEQMEMAGALCREYPDLHIQTHLSENHAEIAFTQELYPWSRDYTDVYEHYGLLGRKSLLGHCIHLSEREADALSDSGSVAVFCPTSNLFLGSGLFDYQRYRTRDKALRIAAATDVGGGTNYSMLRTMDEGYKVIALNGEKLNPFQSFWQVTRGNAEALSVAQRIGTLEEGTDADIVVLDARATSSMRLRMETVETLAQELFLLQTLGDDRAVREVYVAGRPAKTDLAI from the coding sequence ATGACATCGACACTTCTGCGTGGCCGCACGCTGTCCTTCGTGCGCTGGCCTGAAAGCATCGATGATCATTCCGCCTGGCGCTACGAGGAGGATGGCGGCCTGCTGATCCACGACGGCGGGATCGTCGCTGCGGGCGCTTACGTCGATGTTGAAAGGAAGGCAGGCGAGACAACGAGAAGGATTGATCACCGGCCGCATCTGCTGCTTCCGGGCTTCATCGATGCCCATGTGCATTTCCCGCAGATGCAGATCATCGCCTCCTACGGCGCGGAACTGCTCGATTGGCTGAACGCCTACACTTTCCCGGAGGAGACGAAGTTCGCCAATGCGCAGCATGGCCGGCGCGTCGCGCGGCTATTCCTCGACGAGATGGTGCGCCACGGCACCACGACGGTTGCCGCCTACTGTTCCGTGCACAAGGCCTCCGCAGAAGCTTTCTTCGCCGAGTCGCATGACCGCAACATGCTCAACATCGCCGGCAAGGTGATGATGGACCGCAACGCGCCCGATGGCGTGCTCGACACGCCGCAATCGGGCTATGACGACAGCAAGGCGCTGATCAAGGAGTGGCACGGCAAGGGCCGGCAGCTTTATGCCATCACCCCTCGCTTCGCGATCACCTCGTCGCCGGAGCAGATGGAGATGGCCGGCGCGCTATGCCGCGAATACCCCGACCTGCACATCCAGACGCATCTGTCGGAAAACCATGCCGAGATCGCCTTCACGCAGGAGCTTTATCCGTGGTCGCGCGATTACACCGACGTCTATGAGCATTACGGGCTGTTGGGTAGAAAGAGCCTGCTCGGCCATTGCATCCATCTGTCGGAGCGGGAAGCGGACGCGCTTTCGGACAGCGGCTCCGTAGCCGTGTTCTGCCCGACCTCGAACCTTTTCCTCGGCTCCGGCCTGTTCGATTATCAGCGCTACCGCACCCGCGATAAAGCCCTCCGCATCGCCGCCGCCACCGATGTCGGTGGCGGCACCAACTATTCCATGCTGCGCACCATGGACGAGGGCTACAAGGTGATCGCGCTGAACGGCGAGAAGCTGAACCCGTTCCAGTCCTTCTGGCAGGTCACGCGCGGCAACGCCGAGGCGCTGTCGGTGGCGCAAAGGATCGGCACGCTGGAGGAAGGCACCGATGCCGATATCGTCGTGCTGGACGCCAGGGCGACGTCGTCGATGCGGCTCAGGATGGAGACCGTCGAGACGCTGGCGCAGGAACTCTTTCTCTTGCAGACGCTGGGCGATGATCGCGCCGTGCGCGAGGTCTATGTGGCGGGTCGGCCGGCAAAAACCGATTTGGCAATTTAG
- a CDS encoding urate hydroxylase PuuD: MMDFAIFWDWLSFAVRWLHVITGIAWIGSSFYFVALDLGLRQRPGMPVGAFGEEWQVHGGGFYHIQKYLVAPAEMPEHLTWFKWESYATWLSGFAMLCVVYYAGADLFLIDPNVLPMSVPVGIVLSMATIGVGWVVYDLLCRSPLGKSDTGLMLVLYCVLVFIAWGLTHLFTGRAAFLHLGAITATIMSANVFMVIIPNQKIVVADLIAGRKPDPKYGKIAKQRSLHNNYLTLPVLFLMLSNHYPLAFGTEFNWIIASLVFIIGVLIRHYFNTVHKRAGNPHWTWLGALVLFLIIVWLSTVPKVLTGEPKASASAQVYIASAHFPAVRDTVLGRCSMCHSQEPVYEGIYHAPKGVMLDTDAGIAEHAREIYLQAGRSHAMPPANVSQITDKERALLVAWFEGAGK; this comes from the coding sequence ATGATGGATTTCGCTATTTTCTGGGACTGGCTGAGCTTTGCCGTGCGCTGGCTGCACGTCATCACCGGCATCGCCTGGATCGGCTCGTCCTTCTATTTCGTCGCGCTTGATCTCGGTTTGCGCCAGCGACCGGGCATGCCTGTCGGCGCCTTCGGCGAGGAGTGGCAGGTGCATGGCGGCGGCTTCTATCACATCCAGAAATACCTGGTCGCGCCGGCCGAGATGCCGGAACACCTCACCTGGTTCAAATGGGAATCCTACGCCACCTGGCTGTCCGGCTTCGCCATGCTGTGCGTGGTCTACTATGCCGGGGCCGACCTGTTCCTGATCGATCCCAACGTGCTGCCGATGTCTGTGCCGGTCGGGATCGTCCTGTCGATGGCGACGATCGGCGTCGGCTGGGTGGTTTATGACCTGCTCTGCCGTTCGCCGCTGGGCAAAAGCGATACAGGCCTGATGCTGGTGCTCTACTGCGTGCTGGTGTTCATCGCCTGGGGACTGACCCATCTGTTCACCGGCCGCGCCGCTTTCCTGCATCTGGGCGCCATCACCGCCACGATCATGTCGGCCAATGTCTTCATGGTCATCATCCCCAACCAGAAGATCGTCGTTGCCGACCTCATCGCCGGCCGCAAGCCGGATCCGAAATACGGCAAGATCGCCAAGCAGCGCTCGCTCCACAACAATTACCTGACGCTGCCGGTGCTGTTTCTGATGCTGTCGAACCATTACCCGCTGGCGTTCGGCACTGAGTTCAACTGGATCATCGCCTCCCTGGTGTTCATCATCGGCGTGTTGATCCGCCACTACTTCAACACCGTGCACAAGCGCGCCGGCAACCCGCACTGGACCTGGCTGGGCGCCCTTGTCCTGTTCCTCATCATCGTCTGGTTGTCCACCGTGCCGAAGGTGTTGACCGGCGAACCGAAGGCGTCCGCCTCGGCGCAAGTCTATATCGCTTCGGCCCATTTCCCGGCCGTGCGCGACACCGTGCTCGGCCGCTGCTCGATGTGCCATTCACAGGAGCCGGTCTACGAGGGCATCTACCATGCGCCCAAGGGCGTGATGCTGGATACAGACGCCGGCATCGCCGAGCATGCCCGCGAGATCTATCTGCAGGCCGGCCGCAGCCATGCCATGCCGCCCGCCAATGTCAGCCAGATCACCGACAAGGAGCGGGCGCTGCTGGTGGCCTGGTTCGAAGGCGCGGGGAAATAA
- a CDS encoding LysR family transcriptional regulator, with protein MAYLDNIAVFVRVVELGNLSAAGRDMRISPAVASNRIKELEKHLGVRLFNRTTRQLMPTEHGTVFYTGAKQVLEAITEAEAAVSALSGQPRGTIRVTAPLGLGRRLVASGIPDFHDTYPDIEVRLRLSDHNVDIMKEGIDVAFRLGIIEDSSLRMRGIMECERVLVAAPKYLEARGEPAEPQELISRKHDCLMLRYSGAREYVWTLQTPNGPQKFEVHGPYDTDDGDVLTGWALSGRGIINKPRFEVEPFIRDRRLKIILAGTPPTPVQFAAVYPHKKLQDPKVRLLLDFMAERCQRLIKDILVGK; from the coding sequence ATGGCCTATCTCGACAACATCGCCGTCTTCGTCCGCGTGGTCGAGCTCGGCAATCTGTCGGCGGCCGGGCGCGACATGCGCATTTCGCCGGCGGTTGCTTCCAACCGAATCAAGGAGCTGGAGAAGCACCTTGGTGTGCGGCTGTTCAACCGCACGACACGACAATTGATGCCGACCGAGCATGGCACGGTGTTCTACACCGGCGCCAAGCAGGTGCTGGAAGCGATCACCGAGGCGGAGGCCGCGGTCTCGGCCCTTTCCGGCCAGCCGCGCGGCACCATCCGCGTGACCGCGCCGCTCGGCCTCGGCCGCCGCCTGGTCGCCTCGGGCATTCCCGATTTCCACGACACATACCCTGATATCGAGGTGCGGCTGAGGCTCTCGGACCACAATGTCGATATCATGAAAGAAGGCATCGACGTCGCCTTCCGGCTCGGTATCATCGAGGATTCCAGCCTCAGGATGCGCGGCATCATGGAATGCGAGCGGGTGCTGGTCGCGGCACCCAAATATCTGGAGGCGCGCGGAGAGCCGGCCGAGCCGCAGGAACTGATCAGCAGGAAGCACGATTGCCTGATGCTGCGCTATTCCGGCGCGCGCGAATATGTCTGGACCTTGCAGACGCCGAACGGACCGCAGAAATTCGAGGTGCACGGGCCCTATGATACGGACGATGGCGACGTGCTGACCGGCTGGGCGCTGTCGGGGCGCGGCATCATCAACAAGCCGCGCTTCGAGGTCGAGCCGTTCATCCGCGACCGGCGGCTGAAGATCATCCTGGCCGGCACGCCGCCTACGCCGGTGCAGTTCGCCGCCGTCTATCCGCACAAGAAGCTGCAGGACCCGAAGGTGCGCCTGCTGCTGGATTTCATGGCCGAGCGCTGCCAGCGGCTGATCAAGGACATACTGGTCGGCAAGTGA
- a CDS encoding LLM class flavin-dependent oxidoreductase produces the protein MHLTVSLNIASTTGQAGALTFSDLAGFAQRAEAAGLDMIVLDDAPPGRAGSGNPFEATTLLAALATVTSRIGLVATASMVAHQPYNLARRFASLDIISHGRAGWNATMAQAPSEAANFSRPDGFSSDEFRRRSEEYIGIVQGLWNGWEADALLFDKDSGRFHDPGKMHQLDHKGEFFAVRGPLNVARSPQDTPVLVLSGLAAGDLDIAARTADVILLDERQAARRKARHDEFRRRVSASGREPNAVRILADISLAANGVAGLADRMEEEFRANNCDGFNIRLSAHISALDDFTNRVLPELRRRGVIRQSYGGTTLRSHLGLSGGGDR, from the coding sequence ATGCATCTCACCGTTTCGCTCAACATTGCCTCCACGACCGGGCAGGCCGGCGCGCTCACCTTCAGCGACTTGGCCGGCTTCGCGCAGCGGGCGGAAGCGGCCGGGCTGGACATGATTGTTCTCGACGATGCGCCGCCGGGCAGGGCCGGGTCGGGCAACCCGTTCGAAGCGACGACCCTGCTTGCCGCACTGGCGACCGTGACGAGCAGGATCGGGCTGGTCGCCACCGCGTCGATGGTTGCCCACCAGCCCTACAATCTGGCGCGCCGGTTCGCCTCGCTCGATATCATCAGCCACGGTCGCGCCGGATGGAACGCAACCATGGCGCAGGCGCCGAGCGAGGCGGCCAATTTCAGCCGGCCGGATGGATTTTCCAGCGACGAGTTTCGCCGCCGCTCCGAGGAATATATCGGCATCGTCCAGGGCTTGTGGAATGGCTGGGAGGCGGACGCGCTGTTGTTCGACAAAGACAGCGGCCGCTTTCACGATCCCGGAAAAATGCACCAGCTCGACCACAAGGGCGAATTCTTCGCCGTGCGCGGACCGCTGAACGTGGCGCGTTCGCCGCAGGATACGCCGGTTCTGGTCCTGTCCGGCCTGGCGGCAGGCGACCTCGACATTGCCGCGCGCACAGCCGATGTCATCCTGCTGGACGAAAGGCAGGCAGCGCGGCGCAAGGCACGCCATGACGAATTCAGGCGCCGCGTTTCCGCGTCCGGGCGCGAACCGAATGCCGTGAGGATATTGGCTGACATATCCCTCGCCGCCAACGGCGTCGCCGGGCTGGCCGACAGGATGGAGGAAGAATTCCGGGCGAACAATTGCGACGGATTCAACATCCGGCTGTCCGCGCACATTTCAGCGCTCGACGATTTCACCAATCGCGTTCTGCCGGAGCTGCGGCGGCGCGGCGTGATTCGACAGAGCTATGGGGGCACAACGCTGCGCTCGCATCTGGGACTCAGCGGCGGAGGCGACCGATGA
- a CDS encoding LLM class flavin-dependent oxidoreductase encodes MTARQMKLGAFLWATGHHIAAWRHPQAHVKAGIDIDHYVALARTAEAAKFDLLFCEDAAGLREADVSIASQTSRSIGFEPISLLSALAVQTSRIGLVSTASTSYNEPYGLARTFLSLDQLSGGRAGWNLVTSASPIEAANFGATGLRPHADRYERAREFAEVVTRLWHGKLGASGHDGQSFSVCDPLDLPRSPQGAPVMVQAGASDVGRDLAARTADVVFTAAQTFAEAKAFYDDLKGRLAAYGREPDDIKIMPGVAPVVAETEAEARAKYEELQELIPDDVGVALLSSYLSISDLRRYPLDGPLPELPESEGMKSRQALVIEQSRRDGLSIRQLARHFAGARGHWRIVGTAVQIADELQARFEGGAADGFNVMPSYFPGELDAFATLVVPELQRRGLFRREYEGRTLRDHLGLKQPV; translated from the coding sequence ATGACCGCGCGCCAGATGAAGCTCGGCGCCTTTCTGTGGGCGACGGGCCACCATATCGCCGCCTGGCGGCATCCCCAGGCCCATGTGAAGGCCGGGATCGACATCGATCATTACGTCGCGCTGGCGCGCACGGCGGAAGCGGCGAAATTCGACCTGTTGTTCTGCGAGGATGCGGCCGGCCTGCGCGAAGCCGATGTCAGCATCGCCAGCCAGACCTCGCGTTCGATCGGCTTCGAGCCGATCAGCCTGCTTTCCGCACTCGCTGTCCAGACCAGCCGCATCGGCCTCGTCTCCACGGCTTCGACCAGCTACAACGAGCCTTACGGGCTGGCACGAACCTTCCTTTCGCTCGACCAGCTGAGCGGCGGGCGCGCCGGCTGGAACCTGGTCACGTCGGCCAGCCCGATCGAGGCCGCCAACTTCGGCGCAACGGGTCTCAGACCCCACGCCGATCGTTATGAACGGGCACGAGAATTCGCCGAAGTCGTCACCAGGCTTTGGCACGGCAAGCTCGGCGCCTCCGGCCATGACGGCCAGAGCTTTTCGGTGTGCGATCCACTCGATTTGCCGCGTTCGCCGCAGGGCGCCCCGGTCATGGTTCAGGCCGGCGCCTCGGATGTCGGTCGCGATCTCGCCGCTCGCACCGCCGATGTGGTGTTCACCGCAGCGCAGACTTTCGCGGAAGCGAAGGCTTTCTACGACGATCTCAAGGGCCGTCTGGCGGCCTATGGACGCGAACCGGACGACATCAAGATCATGCCCGGCGTCGCCCCGGTGGTGGCGGAAACCGAAGCGGAAGCGCGGGCGAAATACGAGGAGCTGCAGGAGCTGATCCCCGATGACGTCGGCGTAGCGCTGCTGTCCAGCTATCTCAGCATCTCCGATCTTCGGCGCTATCCGCTCGACGGGCCGCTGCCCGAATTGCCGGAGAGCGAAGGCATGAAAAGCCGGCAGGCCCTGGTCATCGAGCAATCGCGCCGCGACGGCCTTTCCATCCGCCAGCTTGCCCGCCATTTCGCCGGCGCACGCGGCCATTGGCGCATCGTCGGGACCGCGGTGCAGATCGCAGACGAACTCCAGGCCCGGTTCGAGGGCGGTGCGGCGGACGGCTTCAACGTCATGCCGTCATATTTCCCCGGCGAACTCGATGCCTTCGCCACCCTAGTTGTGCCGGAGCTGCAGCGGCGCGGCCTGTTTCGCAGGGAGTATGAGGGCCGCACACTGCGCGATCATCTGGGCTTGAAGCAACCGGTATAG
- the xdhC gene encoding xanthine dehydrogenase accessory protein XdhC, whose amino-acid sequence MNATVQSLKAFFGQAGRVALVEVAATKGSTPREKGAFMLVSQAATSGTIGGGQLEYMAIDKARQMLGSSPSPLSRGSASGRREAASAKRGGGVAFTAPQTTLPSDPPPKGEGEETRPDTRVILEVALGPEIGQCCGGRVEVSIRLVDATLAQELISAAEIEQAELPYVYIFGGGHVGQALASAVALLPVRAVVIETRADALEGMPQAIETRLTPMPEAEVRNAPAGSAFAILTHDHALDFLIVAEALKRGDTAYVGMIGSKTKKATFRNWLLKSAEGTEAQFARLVSPIGGDAVKDKRPSVIAALAAAEIMTALVNHGAASNAGRQMPHDRTTAG is encoded by the coding sequence ATGAACGCGACTGTGCAAAGCCTGAAAGCCTTTTTTGGCCAAGCCGGCCGGGTCGCGCTCGTCGAGGTCGCGGCGACGAAGGGCTCGACGCCGCGCGAGAAGGGCGCCTTCATGCTTGTCTCGCAAGCGGCGACATCGGGCACGATCGGCGGCGGCCAGCTCGAATATATGGCCATCGACAAGGCTAGGCAGATGCTTGGTTCTTCACCCTCCCCCTTGTCGAGAGGGTCGGCGAGCGGACGCCGCGAAGCGGCTTCAGCGAAACGGGGTGGGGGAGTGGCGTTCACAGCCCCGCAGACGACTTTGCCGTCCGACCCTCCCCCTAAGGGGGAGGGTGAAGAAACCCGCCCCGACACCCGCGTGATCCTCGAGGTGGCGCTCGGCCCGGAGATCGGCCAATGCTGTGGCGGGCGTGTCGAAGTGTCGATCCGCCTCGTCGATGCGACGTTGGCGCAGGAGCTGATTTCGGCCGCGGAAATCGAGCAGGCTGAACTGCCTTATGTCTACATTTTCGGCGGCGGCCACGTCGGCCAGGCGCTGGCCTCCGCGGTCGCCCTTCTCCCTGTGCGTGCCGTCGTCATCGAAACACGGGCCGACGCGCTTGAAGGAATGCCGCAAGCCATCGAGACGCGGCTGACCCCGATGCCTGAAGCCGAGGTGCGCAACGCGCCTGCAGGCAGCGCCTTCGCCATCCTCACCCATGATCATGCGCTGGACTTCCTGATTGTCGCCGAAGCCCTGAAGCGTGGCGACACCGCCTATGTCGGCATGATCGGCTCGAAGACCAAGAAAGCGACGTTCAGGAACTGGTTGCTGAAATCGGCGGAGGGTACGGAAGCGCAGTTTGCCCGCCTCGTTTCCCCAATCGGCGGTGACGCCGTGAAAGACAAGCGCCCATCCGTCATTGCCGCGCTAGCGGCCGCCGAGATCATGACGGCGCTGGTCAATCACGGCGCCGCGTCAAATGCCGGACGTCAGATGCCGCATGATAGGACGACGGCCGGGTAA
- the xdhB gene encoding xanthine dehydrogenase molybdopterin binding subunit, with product MNKHASANLKAEKIVGGVATDQRHDSAHKHVSGSAVYIDDMPEPAGTLHGCLGLATATHATIAKMDLSAARAAPGVIDVLTAKDVPGENDISPTGRHDEPVLADGEVQFFGQPIFCVIAETREQARRATRLARVEYEELPFVTDIGALDPSKDKLVTPPLTLKRGDAAAAIRQAPRRLKGKMRVGGQEHFYLEGHIAMAVPGEDQDVTIYSSTQHPSEVQHMVGHALGVPSNAITVEMRRMGGGFGGKETQGNQFAALAAIAAKKHHRAVKIRPDRDDDMIATGKRHDFLIDYEAGFDDEGNILGVNFMFAARCGFSADLSGPVTDRALFHCDNTYFWPAVHAQSAPLYTNTVSNTAFRGFGGPQGMVGAERIIDEVAFAVGKDPLEIRKRNFYGTADRNVTPYHQVVEDNIIHRIVGELEESASYARRRREISAFNNNSRFIKRGLALTPVKFGISFTATHYNQAGALVHVYTDGSVHLNHGGTEMGQGLNVKVAQVVAQELQIDLDQVKITATTTGKVPNTSATAASSGTDLNGMAAQNGARQIKDRLTDFAAEKYQVPRDQVLFLPNRVRIGNQEIPFADLVKQAYMARIQLSAAGFYKTPKIHWDRDKGEGRPFYYFAYGASCSEVSVDTLTGEYMVERTDILHETGRSLNRAIDLGQVEGGFIQGMGWLTTEELWWDEKGRLRTHAPSTYKIPLASDRPKIFNVTLADWPEAGEPTIHRSKAVGEPPFPLGMSVLHALSDAVASVADHRICPRLDAPATPERVLMAIERLKQEAKA from the coding sequence ATGAACAAGCACGCCAGCGCCAATTTAAAGGCCGAAAAGATCGTCGGCGGCGTCGCCACAGACCAGCGCCATGATTCCGCGCACAAGCATGTCAGCGGCAGCGCCGTTTACATCGATGATATGCCCGAACCGGCGGGCACGCTGCATGGCTGCCTCGGTTTGGCCACGGCCACGCATGCCACCATCGCCAAAATGGACCTGTCGGCGGCGCGCGCCGCCCCCGGCGTGATCGACGTGCTCACGGCAAAGGATGTGCCGGGCGAGAACGACATTTCGCCGACCGGGCGCCATGACGAGCCGGTACTCGCCGACGGCGAGGTACAGTTTTTCGGCCAGCCGATCTTTTGCGTGATTGCCGAGACGCGCGAGCAGGCGCGGCGCGCCACCAGGCTGGCAAGGGTCGAATACGAGGAATTGCCTTTCGTCACCGACATCGGCGCGCTTGATCCGAGCAAGGACAAACTCGTCACGCCGCCTCTGACGCTGAAGCGCGGCGACGCGGCTGCTGCGATCCGTCAGGCCCCCCGCCGGCTGAAAGGAAAAATGCGCGTCGGCGGCCAGGAGCATTTCTACCTCGAAGGCCATATCGCGATGGCGGTTCCGGGCGAGGATCAGGATGTCACTATCTATTCCTCGACCCAGCATCCGAGCGAAGTCCAGCACATGGTTGGTCATGCACTCGGCGTGCCGAGCAACGCCATTACCGTGGAAATGCGTCGCATGGGGGGCGGCTTCGGCGGCAAGGAAACGCAGGGCAACCAGTTTGCAGCGCTGGCCGCGATCGCCGCCAAGAAGCATCATCGGGCAGTGAAAATCCGGCCCGATCGCGATGACGACATGATCGCCACCGGCAAGCGGCACGATTTCCTCATCGACTACGAGGCCGGCTTCGACGATGAGGGCAATATTCTCGGCGTCAACTTCATGTTCGCGGCGCGCTGCGGCTTTTCTGCGGACCTTTCAGGCCCGGTCACCGACCGCGCGCTGTTCCACTGCGACAATACCTATTTCTGGCCGGCTGTGCATGCACAGTCGGCGCCGCTCTACACCAACACGGTCTCGAACACCGCCTTTCGCGGCTTCGGCGGCCCTCAAGGCATGGTCGGCGCCGAGCGTATCATCGACGAGGTGGCGTTCGCCGTCGGCAAGGACCCGCTCGAGATCCGCAAGCGGAATTTCTATGGAACCGCCGACCGCAACGTCACGCCCTACCATCAGGTGGTCGAGGACAACATCATCCACCGCATCGTTGGGGAACTGGAAGAAAGCGCCAGCTATGCAAGGCGCCGGCGCGAGATCTCGGCCTTCAACAACAACAGCCGCTTCATCAAGCGGGGCTTGGCGCTGACGCCGGTCAAATTCGGCATCTCGTTTACCGCCACGCATTACAATCAGGCCGGCGCGCTGGTGCATGTCTACACCGACGGTTCGGTGCATCTGAACCATGGCGGCACCGAGATGGGGCAGGGCCTCAACGTCAAGGTGGCGCAAGTGGTGGCGCAAGAGCTCCAGATCGACCTCGACCAGGTGAAGATCACCGCGACGACCACCGGAAAGGTGCCGAACACGTCGGCCACCGCCGCGTCGTCCGGCACCGACCTCAACGGAATGGCGGCGCAGAACGGCGCCCGCCAGATCAAGGACCGGCTGACCGATTTCGCCGCCGAGAAATACCAGGTGCCGCGCGACCAGGTGCTGTTCCTGCCCAACAGGGTGCGCATCGGCAACCAGGAGATACCTTTCGCCGACCTCGTCAAGCAGGCCTATATGGCCCGCATCCAGCTTTCGGCGGCCGGCTTCTACAAGACGCCGAAGATCCACTGGGACCGCGATAAGGGCGAGGGTCGTCCCTTCTATTATTTCGCCTATGGCGCCTCCTGCTCGGAAGTCTCGGTCGACACGCTGACCGGCGAATACATGGTCGAGCGCACCGACATCCTGCATGAGACCGGCCGCTCGCTGAACCGCGCGATCGACCTCGGCCAGGTCGAGGGCGGTTTCATCCAGGGCATGGGCTGGCTGACGACGGAGGAATTGTGGTGGGACGAGAAGGGTCGGCTGCGCACCCATGCGCCGTCGACCTACAAGATCCCGTTGGCGTCGGACCGGCCCAAGATCTTCAACGTGACACTGGCCGATTGGCCGGAGGCCGGTGAGCCGACAATCCACCGCTCCAAGGCCGTCGGCGAGCCGCCCTTCCCGCTCGGCATGTCGGTGCTGCATGCCCTGTCTGACGCGGTGGCCAGCGTCGCCGACCACAGGATCTGTCCGCGTCTCGATGCGCCTGCGACACCGGAACGCGTGCTGATGGCGATCGAGCGGCTGAAGCAAGAGGCGAAGGCCTGA